In Salinarimonas sp., a genomic segment contains:
- a CDS encoding TonB family protein, with the protein MMETGPRQWVPALLGAALIHAGIAAAILWQAPRSGAQSADLGGFEVALVPAGDAAGGEVPPIAAIDEAATIDAPPDDATDTPPEEAEVVEDAPEAEPVEDAPEAEPVQVAEAVEVVDAGQQAQPVNPAPVEAVATAEPARAAQLVAPQESEPLSTTEVVEAVAVPAQAAAIVEADVADPVSPDAIPVAEAVSPRPSQAEAVDAAETVAIEAFVEEADALEPEPEEAAPVPPPPATAEVVAAAAVATAEVALPTPPARPNDLPQVARAEPERRAAPQRRAAPERRAAQAAAAAPSRQSVSGAGARADPSAIRRYSAELAAALRARMRYPDAARARRIEGVATVRFTIDASGRVVRSSLVGSAGDESLDRAALATVRPGASLPAPPRSHQGSVTVSVPLRFSIR; encoded by the coding sequence ATGATGGAGACCGGGCCTCGGCAATGGGTTCCCGCGCTCCTCGGGGCCGCGCTGATTCATGCCGGCATCGCCGCCGCGATCCTGTGGCAGGCGCCGCGCTCCGGCGCGCAGAGCGCCGACCTCGGTGGCTTCGAGGTCGCGCTGGTCCCGGCCGGCGACGCGGCGGGCGGCGAGGTTCCCCCGATCGCGGCGATCGACGAGGCCGCGACGATCGACGCTCCGCCGGACGACGCCACCGACACGCCGCCGGAGGAAGCGGAAGTCGTGGAGGACGCGCCCGAGGCGGAGCCGGTGGAGGACGCGCCCGAGGCCGAGCCGGTCCAGGTCGCCGAAGCCGTCGAGGTGGTGGACGCGGGACAGCAGGCGCAGCCGGTGAACCCAGCGCCCGTCGAGGCCGTCGCGACGGCAGAGCCGGCGCGCGCTGCGCAGCTCGTGGCGCCGCAGGAGAGCGAGCCCCTGTCGACGACCGAGGTGGTGGAAGCGGTGGCGGTCCCGGCGCAGGCCGCCGCGATCGTCGAGGCCGACGTGGCGGATCCCGTCTCGCCCGATGCGATCCCGGTCGCCGAGGCCGTCTCTCCCCGGCCGAGCCAGGCGGAGGCGGTCGATGCGGCCGAGACGGTCGCGATCGAGGCCTTCGTGGAGGAAGCGGACGCGTTGGAGCCCGAGCCGGAAGAGGCGGCGCCGGTCCCGCCCCCGCCCGCGACCGCCGAGGTCGTCGCCGCGGCCGCCGTCGCCACGGCGGAGGTGGCGCTGCCGACCCCGCCGGCCCGCCCGAACGATCTTCCCCAGGTCGCACGCGCAGAGCCGGAGCGCCGTGCCGCTCCACAGCGCCGCGCCGCTCCCGAGCGCCGCGCCGCGCAGGCGGCTGCGGCGGCGCCCTCCCGCCAATCGGTGTCCGGCGCCGGCGCGCGCGCCGACCCGTCCGCGATCCGGCGCTACTCGGCCGAGCTCGCGGCGGCCTTGCGTGCGCGCATGCGCTACCCGGATGCCGCCCGGGCCCGACGGATCGAGGGCGTCGCGACCGTGCGGTTCACGATCGACGCGTCGGGCCGCGTGGTCCGCTCGAGCCTCGTCGGCAGCGCCGGCGACGAGAGCCTCGACCGGGCCGCGCTCGCCACCGTCCGGCCGGGCGCGTCGCTGCCCGCGC
- a CDS encoding MotA/TolQ/ExbB proton channel family protein yields the protein MNEEFGTADAPPSTPETPPASAGEGSQPADAPADAAQPARQALADGAAEGAPALADAPGGVTERALELLQVGGPVVAVLLALSVVALAIVLVKLMQFRALGLGDRTAAREGLALWRAGREAQALERLRGARNPVAQALIRAIRGQRRGLPEAKVREEVVRYGRDVLAALRSWFRPLEVIASLAPLLGLFGTVLGMIEAFRQLEAAGNQVDPAILSGGIWEALLTTAVGLAVAMPVVVVLNWLERKVDRLALEMDSVVTRVFTHDLSEDADPADEDAIHEPARFRSAVAAGE from the coding sequence ATGAACGAAGAATTCGGCACCGCCGACGCCCCGCCTTCCACGCCGGAGACCCCGCCCGCCTCGGCGGGGGAGGGATCGCAGCCGGCGGATGCCCCGGCCGACGCCGCCCAGCCGGCGCGACAGGCGCTTGCGGACGGCGCGGCGGAAGGAGCGCCCGCGCTGGCCGACGCGCCCGGCGGGGTGACGGAGCGCGCGCTCGAGCTCCTGCAGGTCGGCGGGCCCGTGGTCGCCGTCCTGCTCGCGCTCTCGGTGGTGGCGCTCGCCATCGTGCTCGTGAAGCTGATGCAGTTTCGCGCCCTCGGGCTCGGCGACCGCACGGCGGCGCGCGAGGGGCTCGCGCTGTGGCGCGCGGGCCGGGAGGCGCAGGCGCTGGAACGGCTGCGCGGGGCGAGGAACCCTGTCGCCCAGGCCCTGATCCGGGCGATCCGCGGCCAGCGGCGGGGGCTCCCGGAAGCGAAGGTGCGCGAGGAGGTGGTCCGTTACGGCCGCGACGTGCTGGCGGCGCTGCGGTCGTGGTTCCGGCCGCTCGAGGTGATCGCGTCGCTCGCGCCGCTGCTCGGCCTGTTCGGCACCGTGCTCGGCATGATCGAGGCGTTCCGCCAGCTGGAGGCGGCGGGCAACCAGGTGGACCCGGCGATCCTGTCGGGCGGTATCTGGGAGGCGCTCCTGACCACCGCGGTCGGCCTCGCCGTCGCCATGCCCGTCGTCGTGGTCCTGAACTGGCTCGAGCGCAAGGTCGACCGACTGGCCCTCGAGATGGACAGCGTCGTCACCCGCGTATTCACCCACGACCTCTCCGAGGACGCCGATCCGGCAGACGAGGACGCGATCCATGAGCCCGCCCGTTTCCGTAGCGCCGTCGCGGCTGGCGAATGA
- a CDS encoding ABC transporter substrate-binding protein, with protein sequence MRSDRTLRPEPCRRGLLKALGCVLATPAATLARASSPERIASLDYGAATTLLALGLPPVAVADAADWDVWVVDPALPAGIVDLGDDLEPNMELLAAIRPELILLTPYLAPLAPTLERIAPVMTLTIYAEDGRPLARAEAQTLELAARIGRIDAARAFLAEADATFAALRARLAGIAVPPLALVNFMDARHARVFGRHGLYQDVLDRLGLVNAWSGPTNFWGFRTIGIEELSRVPDAAALVAFEPVPPAILPTLRASPLWRALPFVRENRVSTLPGVLMFGMVPSALRFARLLTEHLTRRA encoded by the coding sequence ATGCGCTCTGACCGGACGCTCCGCCCGGAGCCGTGCCGACGCGGGCTCCTGAAGGCGCTCGGCTGCGTGCTCGCGACGCCCGCCGCCACGCTCGCCCGCGCCTCGAGCCCCGAGCGGATCGCCTCGCTCGACTACGGCGCGGCGACCACCCTGCTCGCGCTGGGCCTGCCGCCCGTCGCCGTGGCCGACGCGGCGGACTGGGACGTCTGGGTCGTCGACCCTGCGCTGCCCGCCGGCATCGTCGACCTCGGCGACGATCTCGAGCCGAACATGGAGCTGCTCGCCGCGATCCGGCCCGAACTGATACTGCTGACGCCCTATCTCGCGCCGCTCGCGCCGACGCTGGAGCGCATCGCGCCCGTCATGACGCTGACGATCTACGCCGAGGACGGCCGGCCGCTGGCCCGCGCCGAGGCGCAGACGCTCGAGCTCGCCGCCCGCATCGGCCGGATCGACGCGGCGCGAGCGTTCCTCGCCGAGGCCGACGCCACCTTCGCGGCGCTCCGCGCGCGCCTCGCCGGGATCGCCGTGCCGCCGCTCGCTCTCGTCAACTTCATGGACGCGCGGCACGCGCGGGTGTTCGGGCGCCACGGACTCTATCAAGACGTTCTCGATCGGCTCGGCCTCGTCAACGCCTGGAGCGGGCCGACGAACTTCTGGGGCTTCCGGACGATCGGCATCGAGGAGCTGTCCCGCGTCCCGGACGCAGCCGCCCTCGTCGCCTTCGAGCCCGTCCCGCCCGCGATCCTGCCGACGCTGCGGGCGAGCCCGCTGTGGCGGGCCTTGCCCTTCGTCCGGGAGAACCGCGTGTCGACGCTCCCGGGCGTTCTGATGTTCGGCATGGTGCCGTCCGCCCTCCGCTTCGCGCGGCTCCTCACCGAGCACCTGACGAGGCGCGCGTGA
- a CDS encoding TonB-dependent siderophore receptor, with the protein MRLFMQSKKVRVVSSESKRRRITSSALMGATAIATPFMPALAQDTIVLDQIVVEAESDDILVQDGYVATSGRIGSKIDTPLIRVPQAISTVTERQLDDQNPRTLQEAVEYVPGVRVGAYGFDPRFDAFFIRGFEATYSGIFRDGLRQYNSPTGLYRQEPYGLEGITVLKGPASALYGASNAGGLVDLMTKRPTESAFREVEIQPGSHDRYQGNFDISGPVDANGTLLYRLTGLLRDSETVLPGFPNDRAYIAPAFTWRPTADTKLTVLTEYMDSTLGGTAAFYNDADGITDLYSGARSFNDFGQQQARAGYELEHRLNDTFTLRQNFRYTWLDNDLEYAFWYDAGAGLTQFAGRNAEESETLVVDNQLLSEFTLGDIEHRLIVGLDYGRIAFDQYQNPFAALPSEGQTLPLRFNSAQKLEQVGVYVSDQIAWNDFHLTLGARHDWLEGETRNATTTITQDEQQTSWRVGLSYETSFGLVPYANWTTSFTPNVGTLLNGSPANPTIGEQKEIGLKYMVPGYNAVLTAALFDIEQQDAVVFEVIDTGSGPVNTLVNRSLRSRGFEIEANASLRNGLDLIASYAYVDMEIRDSKAGFTGNTLNATPAHTFSIWGDYTLQGGAAAGLGGALGLRYVGESFGNDANTIVNDDRIFVDGALHYDFGARNPQLEGLRLQVNARNILDERGTTCSAGYCYRDEGRTIIGSLRYRW; encoded by the coding sequence ATGCGTCTGTTCATGCAATCGAAAAAGGTGCGAGTCGTGAGTTCGGAGTCGAAAAGAAGAAGAATAACCTCGAGTGCGTTGATGGGCGCCACGGCGATCGCGACGCCTTTCATGCCGGCCCTCGCGCAGGACACCATCGTCCTGGATCAGATCGTGGTGGAGGCCGAGAGCGACGACATCCTCGTCCAGGACGGCTACGTGGCGACGAGCGGGCGGATCGGCTCGAAGATCGACACGCCTCTGATCCGGGTGCCGCAGGCGATCTCGACGGTGACCGAGCGGCAGCTGGACGATCAGAACCCGAGGACGCTGCAGGAGGCGGTCGAGTACGTGCCTGGCGTGCGCGTCGGCGCCTACGGCTTCGATCCCCGCTTCGACGCCTTCTTCATCCGCGGCTTCGAGGCGACCTATTCCGGCATCTTCAGGGACGGGCTGCGGCAATACAACAGCCCCACCGGCCTGTATCGCCAAGAGCCCTACGGGCTCGAGGGCATCACCGTCCTGAAGGGCCCGGCCTCGGCGCTCTACGGCGCCTCCAATGCCGGCGGGCTCGTCGATCTGATGACGAAGCGGCCGACCGAGTCCGCGTTCCGCGAGGTCGAGATCCAGCCGGGAAGCCATGATCGCTACCAGGGAAACTTCGACATCTCCGGCCCCGTGGACGCGAACGGCACGCTTCTCTATCGGCTGACGGGCCTCCTGCGCGACAGCGAGACGGTGCTGCCGGGCTTCCCGAACGACCGGGCTTACATCGCCCCCGCCTTCACCTGGAGGCCGACCGCCGACACGAAGCTGACCGTGCTGACCGAGTACATGGACTCGACGCTCGGCGGAACCGCGGCGTTCTACAACGACGCCGACGGCATCACCGATCTCTACAGCGGCGCCCGGTCGTTCAACGATTTCGGCCAACAGCAGGCGCGCGCAGGCTACGAGCTGGAGCATCGGCTGAACGATACCTTCACGCTGCGGCAGAACTTCCGCTATACGTGGCTCGACAACGACCTCGAGTACGCCTTCTGGTATGATGCCGGGGCAGGACTGACGCAGTTCGCCGGCCGCAATGCGGAGGAGTCCGAAACGCTGGTGGTCGACAACCAGCTGCTGTCCGAGTTCACCCTCGGGGACATCGAGCATCGCCTGATCGTCGGCCTCGATTACGGGCGCATCGCCTTCGATCAGTACCAGAACCCGTTCGCCGCGCTCCCGTCGGAGGGGCAGACCTTGCCGCTGCGCTTCAACTCGGCGCAGAAGCTCGAGCAGGTCGGCGTCTACGTGTCGGACCAGATCGCCTGGAACGACTTCCACCTGACGCTCGGCGCGCGGCACGACTGGCTCGAAGGCGAGACGCGCAACGCGACGACGACGATCACGCAGGACGAGCAGCAGACGTCCTGGCGCGTCGGCCTGTCCTACGAGACGTCGTTCGGGCTCGTGCCCTACGCCAACTGGACCACCTCCTTCACGCCGAACGTCGGAACCCTCCTGAACGGCAGCCCGGCGAACCCCACGATCGGCGAGCAGAAGGAGATCGGCCTCAAGTACATGGTCCCCGGCTACAACGCCGTGCTCACCGCGGCGCTGTTCGACATCGAGCAGCAGGACGCGGTCGTGTTCGAGGTGATCGATACGGGAAGCGGCCCCGTCAATACGCTCGTCAACCGCAGCCTGCGCTCGCGGGGCTTCGAGATCGAGGCGAACGCGAGCCTGCGGAACGGCTTGGACCTGATCGCCTCCTACGCGTACGTCGACATGGAGATCCGAGACAGCAAGGCGGGCTTCACCGGCAATACGTTGAACGCGACGCCCGCGCACACCTTCTCGATCTGGGGCGACTACACGCTCCAGGGCGGCGCGGCGGCCGGGCTCGGTGGGGCGCTGGGGCTTCGCTATGTCGGCGAGAGCTTCGGCAACGACGCGAACACGATCGTCAACGACGACCGTATCTTCGTCGACGGCGCGCTGCACTACGATTTCGGCGCTCGCAATCCGCAGCTCGAGGGGCTCAGGCTCCAGGTCAACGCGCGCAACATCCTGGACGAGCGTGGCACGACGTGCTCGGCGGGCTACTGCTATCGGGACGAGGGGCGCACGATCATCGGCAGCCTTCGGTACCGCTGGTGA
- a CDS encoding ATP-binding cassette domain-containing protein, whose protein sequence is MVSDDLDTRPASDEALRTRGLAYRVEERVLLHPLDLAFAAGEASAVVGHNGSGKSTLLKLLARQIAPTAGEARLRGLELARWPARAFAREVAFLAQETPRGLGLTVRELVAHGRYPWHGALGRFGARDRMKVEEALALTRLDGLHDRMVDTLSGGERQRAWIAMLVAQDARCLLLDEPISALDIAHQIEILALLRRLCHERGLCVIVVLHDLNMAARFCDRIVALKQGRLIAQGTPRAVVEPAVLHRVYGVPMAVVANEASGDPVAYAL, encoded by the coding sequence ATGGTGTCCGACGATCTCGACACGAGGCCGGCCTCGGACGAGGCGCTGAGGACCCGCGGCCTCGCGTACCGCGTGGAGGAGCGGGTGCTTCTGCACCCGCTCGACCTCGCATTCGCGGCCGGCGAGGCGAGCGCCGTCGTCGGCCACAACGGGTCCGGCAAGAGCACGCTCCTGAAGCTGCTGGCGCGGCAGATCGCGCCGACCGCCGGCGAGGCGCGCCTTCGCGGCCTGGAGCTCGCGCGATGGCCCGCCCGCGCCTTCGCGCGCGAGGTCGCGTTCCTGGCGCAGGAGACGCCGCGTGGCCTCGGCCTGACGGTCCGCGAGCTCGTCGCGCACGGACGCTATCCCTGGCACGGCGCCCTCGGTCGCTTCGGCGCGCGGGATCGCATGAAGGTCGAGGAGGCGCTGGCGCTCACCCGCCTCGACGGTCTGCACGACCGCATGGTCGACACGCTCTCGGGCGGAGAGCGGCAGCGGGCCTGGATCGCGATGCTGGTCGCCCAGGACGCGCGCTGCCTGTTGCTGGACGAGCCGATCTCGGCCCTCGACATCGCTCATCAGATCGAGATCCTAGCGCTCCTGCGCAGGCTGTGCCACGAGCGCGGTCTGTGCGTGATCGTGGTGCTCCACGACCTCAACATGGCGGCGCGGTTCTGCGACCGCATCGTCGCGCTGAAACAAGGGCGGCTGATCGCGCAGGGAACGCCTCGCGCCGTCGTGGAGCCCGCCGTGCTTCACCGCGTCTACGGCGTGCCGATGGCGGTCGTCGCGAACGAGGCGTCCGGCGATCCGGTGGCCTATGCGCTCTGA
- a CDS encoding biopolymer transporter ExbD, giving the protein MSPPVSVAPSRLANEAGAPQGRRRALISLTPLIDVVFILLVFFMLTSSFLDWRSIELDAPARAAAGTSVEGALLVEIRPDGVRLAGATVSLETLGERVAARLAAKPEQRVVVEPAPGVSLQEAVRVLDGLAVIGVADLSLIRDRRR; this is encoded by the coding sequence ATGAGCCCGCCCGTTTCCGTAGCGCCGTCGCGGCTGGCGAATGAGGCGGGCGCTCCGCAGGGTCGGCGGCGCGCGCTGATCAGCCTGACGCCGCTCATCGACGTCGTGTTCATCCTCCTCGTCTTCTTCATGCTGACCTCGTCGTTCCTCGACTGGCGGTCGATCGAGCTCGACGCCCCCGCGCGGGCGGCGGCCGGGACGTCGGTCGAGGGAGCGCTGCTCGTCGAGATCCGCCCGGACGGCGTCCGGCTCGCCGGAGCGACCGTCTCGCTGGAGACGCTCGGCGAGCGCGTCGCCGCGCGCCTCGCGGCGAAGCCGGAGCAGCGCGTCGTCGTCGAGCCCGCCCCGGGCGTCTCCCTTCAGGAGGCGGTCCGCGTCCTCGACGGCCTCGCCGTGATCGGGGTCGCCGACCTCTCGCTGATCCGCGACCGGAGGCGCTGA
- the fhuB gene encoding Fe(3+)-hydroxamate ABC transporter permease FhuB gives MVTTPRIHPGVVAGALGTAALGLALVLLWPQLMALREPAAGYDMARMLLLHARLPRIATAILSGAALALAGAILQQVLRNPLASPTTLGVSAGANLALAVATLWFPLLLGFGRDLVALAGSALTMTVVLALVSRRGYSPFALVLAGLVASLYCGALAALLVLMNDRYLVSLFIWGGGSLAQQDWSVPVSLLARIAVLVVLAALLVRPLALLDLDEGGARALGVPVRAVRVSGIAVAVALAAFVTSAVGVIGFVGLVAPAIARLAGARSLRARLVWSPLIGGSLLWLTDEAVQALAGSIGQFVPTGAVTALLGSPLLLFLLPRLRSLAGSALDAGGVSARRRVRPSRLLAPLAGVLGLVVAGALVVGRAPDGSWAILAAEDWASVLPWRWPRVVAAGAAGVLLACAGAILQRLTANPMASPEILGISAGATLGVTLAIFLAPTLGSGGQIGAAFLAALVVLVAIFAFGRRSGFAPERVLLAGIALSAFVDAIAGALAATGDPRALQVLRWISGSTSGVDASSALMTAGLAGLLLSSTLLARRWLDLLVLGPAAAAGLGLRLATTRAALLVLAASCTATATLVVGPLSFVGLMAPHVTRELGLARGLPQVAGAALAGAGLMVVADWLGRVMDFPYQLPAGLISALVGAPLLMLLLRRGGD, from the coding sequence ATGGTTACGACGCCGCGCATCCATCCGGGCGTCGTGGCCGGCGCGCTCGGGACGGCCGCGCTCGGCCTCGCTCTCGTCCTGCTCTGGCCGCAGCTCATGGCGCTTCGCGAGCCTGCGGCCGGCTACGACATGGCGCGCATGCTGCTGCTGCACGCGCGGCTGCCGCGCATCGCCACGGCGATCCTTTCCGGCGCCGCCCTGGCGCTCGCGGGCGCGATCCTGCAGCAGGTCCTGCGCAATCCGCTCGCCTCTCCGACGACGCTCGGCGTCTCCGCCGGCGCGAATCTCGCCCTCGCCGTCGCGACCCTCTGGTTCCCGCTGCTCCTCGGGTTCGGGCGCGATCTCGTCGCGCTCGCCGGAAGCGCACTGACCATGACGGTCGTCCTGGCGCTGGTGTCCCGTCGCGGCTACTCGCCGTTCGCGCTCGTGCTCGCCGGTCTCGTCGCCAGCCTGTATTGCGGGGCGCTGGCCGCGCTCCTGGTGCTGATGAACGACCGCTACCTGGTCAGCCTGTTCATCTGGGGCGGCGGATCCCTGGCGCAGCAGGACTGGAGCGTTCCGGTCTCCCTGCTGGCGCGGATCGCCGTCCTCGTGGTCCTGGCCGCGCTTCTCGTGCGGCCGCTCGCGCTGCTCGATCTCGACGAGGGAGGCGCGCGCGCGCTCGGCGTGCCGGTGCGCGCCGTGCGCGTCTCGGGGATCGCCGTCGCCGTCGCCCTCGCCGCCTTCGTGACCAGCGCCGTCGGCGTGATCGGATTCGTCGGCCTCGTCGCCCCGGCCATCGCGCGGCTCGCCGGGGCGCGGAGCCTGCGGGCGCGGCTCGTCTGGTCGCCGCTCATCGGGGGAAGCCTCCTGTGGCTCACCGACGAAGCGGTGCAGGCGCTCGCGGGCTCCATCGGGCAATTCGTCCCGACGGGCGCCGTCACGGCGCTCCTCGGCTCGCCGCTCCTCCTCTTTCTCCTGCCGCGCCTGCGCAGCCTCGCCGGGAGCGCGCTCGACGCCGGCGGCGTGTCCGCGCGCCGGCGCGTCCGACCCTCGCGCCTTCTGGCGCCGCTCGCCGGCGTCCTCGGCCTCGTCGTGGCCGGCGCGCTGGTCGTCGGGCGCGCTCCGGACGGGAGCTGGGCCATCCTGGCCGCGGAGGACTGGGCCTCGGTCCTGCCTTGGCGCTGGCCCCGCGTGGTCGCGGCGGGCGCCGCAGGTGTCCTTCTCGCCTGCGCGGGAGCCATCCTGCAGAGGCTGACGGCGAACCCGATGGCGAGCCCCGAGATCCTGGGCATCAGCGCGGGAGCGACCCTCGGCGTCACCCTTGCGATCTTCCTCGCGCCGACGCTCGGTTCCGGCGGGCAGATCGGCGCCGCCTTTCTCGCCGCCCTCGTCGTTCTCGTCGCGATCTTCGCCTTCGGGCGTCGCTCCGGCTTCGCGCCCGAGCGTGTGCTCCTCGCCGGCATCGCGCTGAGCGCCTTCGTCGACGCGATCGCCGGCGCGCTCGCGGCGACGGGAGACCCACGCGCCCTTCAGGTCCTGCGTTGGATCAGCGGCTCGACCTCCGGCGTGGACGCCTCGTCGGCGCTCATGACCGCCGGGCTCGCGGGCTTGCTCCTGTCGTCGACGCTCCTGGCCCGCCGATGGCTGGACCTTCTCGTTCTCGGCCCGGCGGCCGCAGCGGGGCTGGGATTGCGGCTGGCCACGACGCGTGCGGCGCTCCTGGTGCTCGCGGCGTCGTGCACGGCGACCGCGACGCTCGTCGTCGGGCCTCTGAGCTTCGTCGGCCTCATGGCGCCGCACGTCACCCGGGAGCTCGGCCTCGCCCGCGGCCTGCCACAGGTCGCGGGCGCGGCGCTCGCAGGCGCCGGGCTCATGGTCGTCGCCGACTGGCTCGGCCGCGTGATGGACTTCCCCTACCAATTGCCGGCCGGCTTGATCTCCGCACTCGTCGGCGCGCCACTTCTCATGCTGCTCCTGCGCCGCGGCGGCGACTAG
- a CDS encoding DUF1127 domain-containing protein, with amino-acid sequence MTMTATPRTRARPDAAAAARRAFAAIAGMLARFAAEVARRRRDAAARAALEGMDDKMLADIGLSRADIAYRVLEGRDPGTSPRGWRSRAR; translated from the coding sequence ATGACCATGACCGCCACACCCCGAACGCGAGCGCGTCCCGACGCGGCCGCCGCAGCGCGGCGCGCGTTCGCCGCGATCGCCGGGATGCTCGCCCGCTTCGCCGCGGAGGTCGCCCGGCGCCGCCGCGACGCGGCAGCCCGCGCCGCGCTCGAAGGGATGGACGACAAGATGCTGGCCGACATCGGCCTCTCGCGCGCGGACATCGCCTACCGCGTTCTCGAGGGGCGCGACCCGGGGACGTCGCCGCGCGGGTGGCGCTCTCGGGCACGATGA
- a CDS encoding Tat pathway signal protein has translation MSGAIAQDEGRPIGLELNRLETVGDACRAYLMIENRSAALETFRLDLFALDTDGVVARRLAIQLGPLPGDKTVIKLFDFTDVTCEGVGSVLLNEVLACEGESGPREDCLSQIAVGTRSVPFLK, from the coding sequence ATGAGCGGCGCAATCGCGCAGGACGAGGGCCGGCCGATCGGGCTCGAGCTCAACCGTCTCGAAACGGTCGGCGACGCCTGCCGCGCCTACCTGATGATCGAGAACCGCTCCGCGGCGCTCGAAACGTTCCGTCTGGACCTGTTCGCGCTCGACACCGACGGCGTCGTCGCCCGACGGCTCGCGATCCAGCTCGGGCCGTTGCCCGGGGACAAGACGGTCATCAAGCTCTTCGACTTCACCGACGTGACCTGCGAGGGCGTCGGCAGCGTCCTCCTCAACGAGGTCCTCGCCTGTGAAGGCGAGAGCGGACCGCGTGAGGACTGCCTCTCGCAGATCGCCGTCGGCACCAGGTCCGTGCCCTTCCTGAAGTGA
- a CDS encoding biopolymer transporter ExbD, producing MLFEPPRPRNDEERVLPLINVVFLLLIFFMLAGRLATSDPFEIAPPRSASEGPAETGDLLVLVGADGELALDGARVEEAALRAAVAERLAGDAEAQVRLKADGRAEATAVVAVMELLREAGVERLRLLTVPGGGDVGR from the coding sequence ATGCTCTTCGAGCCGCCCCGTCCCCGTAACGACGAGGAGCGCGTCCTGCCGCTCATCAACGTCGTCTTTCTCCTCCTCATCTTCTTCATGCTGGCGGGCCGGCTCGCCACGTCGGACCCCTTCGAGATCGCGCCTCCGCGATCCGCGAGCGAGGGGCCGGCGGAGACCGGGGACCTGCTCGTGCTCGTCGGCGCCGACGGCGAGCTCGCGCTCGACGGCGCGCGCGTCGAGGAGGCGGCGCTGCGGGCCGCGGTCGCCGAGCGGCTGGCGGGCGACGCCGAGGCGCAGGTCCGGCTCAAGGCCGACGGGCGCGCCGAGGCGACGGCCGTCGTCGCGGTGATGGAGCTCCTGCGCGAGGCCGGCGTCGAGCGGCTGCGCCTGCTGACCGTGCCCGGCGGCGGGGACGTAGGGCGATGA